Proteins encoded by one window of Salmo trutta chromosome 17, fSalTru1.1, whole genome shotgun sequence:
- the LOC115151354 gene encoding proline-rich transmembrane protein 4-like — translation MAAVMWTSLLLSLAPLLHLQAFTLAPEGATKAPPHPHTDTQIDDPVLASHSTVWPSWAPVVPTAGARMADSLDWFPGLKDSTLAPEETEKKDNKGEFRGTISDYTETQGFNPLTRPTSPAPVNAQLGSTTDSDQHQPRAQATNGELLALDFPATQQRDILEGDIVVEEIGDELQDFTENLTEETGTDTSVFPEEGWPKSATNESALIDCSLDTRATPCNTTDQSWSPFYPNDIISNQSQRPFLSLTPPLFVPLYSDWNSALATWGFAWEAHIYGLGSVFTALALISVLCLLGLPLRCPPGSPYFTLLHLFLLATGGTRAFSLLYDAYSHQDHLPALGSLLLSELPFPCLTSAFSICFLLLSLRSRMHLSLHFSLSLSLPLSTLPRPCLLFFLSLMHFGAFLGSIALFHVFPSLPVLLLLPQGVFILLCLLLPCSFLLFYCHVRQDAKHIQRLSDGEGEVTGSPVLVGRLSRCPFAEAEEWRRAARAGVGGALCLLGCGGLQLYGMLHALGLGGVSAGAGFQPWPWWAYQLGCRLCEVGVCLSLSIIGTQPLLFCCSNSNSSSRTKLNTNTCQGSWARLPCASPAGGPSHPLSISPILPPHYPWSLGQKEKQVVCDVIRKRHSEALPLYTLMDPPSNGLNQHPNPNPHPGQTKTSRHPNLPNPPSPPGRLQAGVESQGSSQGSLCLDTDSTVDLRPPSPIDLSRSIDQALYSETLFPHSLFSSSRLLHASSSLSLNSPGSHHSQSASWPGNNSADSPLYRTSSCGDVDMSPTRPPQPGCILPGCSDPCCPPECWWRGSNSSYLCQESLSGSSQGLFPSSGTGGAWSHPHTTRGQPCQSSLPRTLPHLTYHRRYHTLSSASQDSQWEGRLEGREDLSESRLLERDTAVQAEFVNVCRQIDALSVCSDTIDL, via the exons ATGGCTGCTGTGATGTggacctctctcctcctctcccttgctcctctcctccatcttcaaGCCTTTACCTTGGCCCCAGAGGGCGCCACAAAGGCACCACCACacccacatacagacacacagatcgATGACCCAGTACTGGCCTCACACAGCACTGTATGGCCCTCCTGGGCTCCTGTAGTCCCCACCGCTGGAGCCAGAATGGCCGACTCTTTGGACTGGTTTCCAGGGCTGAAAGACTCCACACTGGCACCTGAGGAAACTGAGAAAAAGGACAACAAAGGCGAGTTTCGGGGAACTATCAGTGACTACACAGAGACCCAAGGCTTTAATCCACTCACTAGACCTACATCACCAGCCCCAGTGAATGCACAGCTAGGGTCTACTACTGACTCGGACCAACACCAACCCAGAGCCCAGGCCACAAACGGAGAGTTGTTAGCTCTGGACTTCCCAGCCACTCAACAGAGAGACATACTGGAGGGAGATATCGTGGTGGAAGAGATTGGAGATGAGTTACAGGACTTCACAGAGAACCTCACAGAGGAAACAGGAACAGACACAA GTGTGTTTCCAGAGGAGGGGTGGCCAAAGTCGGCCACCAATGAGTCGGCTCTCATCGACTGCAGCCTTGACACCAGAGCCACACCCTGCAACACAACTGATCAATCCTGGAGCCCCTTTTACCCCAATGACATCATCTCCAATCAATCCCAGCGCCCCTTTCTGTCtctaactcctcctctctttgtgcctctgtattctGATTGGAACTCAGCTCTGGCCACCTGGGGCTTTGCCTGGGAGGCCCACATCTACGGTCTGGGATCTGTGTTCACTGCATTAGCGCTGATATCTGTACTCTGTCTGTTAGGTCTGCCCCTGCGCTGCCCCCCAGGAAGCCCCTACTTCACCCTGCTGCACCTGTTCCTCCTGGCCACCGGAGGCACTAGAGCATTCTCTCTGCTGTATGACGCTTATAGTCACCAGGACCACCTGCCTGCTCTgggctctctccttctctctgaacTACCCTTCCCCTGCCTCACCTCTGCCTTCTCCATctgcttcctcctcctctccctccgctCTCGCATGCACCTCTCCCTtcatttttccctctctctctccctccctctctccaccctgccCAGGCCTTGTCTCTTGTTCTTCCTCTCCCTGATGCACTTCGGAGCCTTCCTGGGCTCCATAGCTCTATTCCATGTCTTCCCCagcctccctgtcctcctcctgctCCCCCAGGGAGTGTTcatcctcctctgcctcctcctccccTGCTCGTTCCTCCTCTTTTACTGCCATGTACGACAAGATGCCAAACACATCCAACGGCTGAGTGACGGCGAGGGAGAGGTAACAGGTTCCCCAGTTCTGGTGGGGCGGCTGTCCCGGTGCCCATTCGCTGAGGCTGAGGAGTGGAGAAGGGCAGCAAGGGCTGGGGTGGGAGGGGCTCTGTGCCTGTTAGGGTGTGGGGGGCTTCAGCTGTATGGGATGTTACATGCATTAGGGCTCGGAGGGGTGAGTGCTGGGGCAGGGTTCCAGCCCTGGCCTTGGTGGGCATACCAGCTGGGCTGCAGGCTCTGTGAGGTGGGGGTGTGTCTGTCCCTGTCAATTATCGGCACTCAGCCCCTCCTCTTCTGTTGCTCCAACTCTAACTCCTCCTCCCGGACTAAACTCAACACCAACACCTGTCAGGGGTCCTGGGCGCGGCTGCCCTGTGCCTCACCCGCAGGAGGGCCTAGCCACCCACTTTccatctctcccatcctcccccctcACTACCCCTGGTCCCTTGGGCAGAAAGAGAAGCAGGTTGTGTGTGATGTCATCAGGAAGCGCCATTCCGAAGCCCTCCCCCTCTACACACTAATGGATCCCCCTTCAAATGGACTGAACCagcatcctaaccctaacccccacccTGGCCAGACCAAAACCTCCAGACACCCCAACCTCCCTAATCCTCCAAGCCCACCAGGGAGACTTCAAGCTGGGGTTGAGTCCCAGGGCTCCTCCCAGGGTAGTCTATGTCTGGACACTGACTCCACAGTGGACCTGCGCCCCCCCTCTCCCATTGACCTGTCCCGCAGCATAGACCAGGCCCTGTACAGCGAGACCCTGTTCCCCCACAGCCTTTTCAGCTCCTCCAGGCTGCTCCACGCCTCTTCCAGCCTCTCCTTGAACTCCCCTGGCTCCCACCACAGCCAGAGTGCCTCATGGCCTGGAAACAACTCAGCCGACAGTCCCCTCTACCGGACCTCTTCCTGTGGAGATGTGGATATGTCTCCTACACGGCCTCCCCAGCCGGGATGCATTCTCCCAGGCTGCAGCGATCCCTGCTGTCCGCCTGAGTGCTGGTGGAGAGGTAGTAACTCCAGCTATCTGTGCCAGGAGTCCCTGAGTGGGTCTTCCCAGGGTCTGTTCCCCAGCTCAGGGACAGGAGGGGCATGGTcacacccccacaccaccagagGGCAGCCCTGCCAGAGCAGTCTGCCCAGGACACTCCCCCACCTTACCTATCACAGACGTTACCACACCCTCAGCTCGGCCTCGCAGGACAGTCAGTGGGAGGGGCGGCTGGAGGGCAGAGAGGACCTGAGTGAAAGCAGGTTGCTGGAACGGGATACGGCCGTACAAGCGGAATTCGTCAACGTGTGCCGACAGATCGATGCTCTTAGCGTGTGTAGTGACACTATTGACCTGTAG